A stretch of Oryza brachyantha chromosome 4, ObraRS2, whole genome shotgun sequence DNA encodes these proteins:
- the LOC107304099 gene encoding uncharacterized protein LOC107304099 → MRAISVHRPLLRNPNQVPPIQTYARRQPLVRLMAMASLLMRASHAACSAARSCFARFCDRINLSLTPAVAAASHTDKLKEVRVKFVAEEKSIWDLYKRWCKAFSVERDHAEMLHRFPAFKASVLFVHHTNNRPNLSYKLEITKMADGKLREICITGKRPDYQLRRELDFKPALFIGSYRRCLRRVYNDFEVVDGRLYVDLPEGLQLWNPRS, encoded by the exons ATGAGGGCGATATCCGTACACCGGCCTCTACTACGGAACCCTAACCAGGTTCCTCCCATCCAGACGTACGCGCGCCGCCAACCTCTCGTACGTCTCATGGCAATGGCTTCCTTGCTCATGCGGGCATCCCATGCCGCTTGCTCCGCAGCACGCTCATGCTTCGCCCGCTTCTGTGATAGAATCAATCTCTCACtgacgccggcggtggcggccgcaTCTCACACAG ACAAGTTGAAAGAAGTTAGGGTGAAGTTCGTAGCAGAGGAGAAGTCCATTTGGGATTTGTACAAGCGCTGGTGCAAGGCTTTCAGCGTGGAGCGTGACCATGCTGAGATGCTCCACCGCTTCCCTGCGTTCAAGGCTTCTGTGCTGTTTGTCCATCACACCAACAACAGGCCTAATCTCTCCTACAAACTGGAAATAACCAAAATGGCCGACGGAAAGCTCAGGGAAATCTGCATTACTGGCAAGCGGCCTGACTATCAGCTTCGCAGGGAGCTTGACTTTAAACCTGCTCTCTTCATAGGTAGCTATCGCAGATGCTTGAGGCGGGTCTACAATGATTTTGAAGTGGTCGATGGCAGATTGTACGTTGATTTACCTGAGGGGCTTCAGCTTTGGAACCCCAGATCATGA